GGCTGAGCGCGCCCGGCGTCACGCTGCATGATGGACGGATGAGCGGCGCCGGCGACTTCATCCGCGCCGCGCTCGAGTACGAGGGCGACGTCTGGCGCGCCCAGGACGTGCGGGAGCGGCTCGGGCTCGAGGCGACCGGCGCGTCGGTCGGGGCCGTCCGCGGGACGGTCCGCGACGCGCTGATCAAGTTCCCCGGTCTCGACCACGACGAGATCACGGCGCTCTCCTCCGAGCTCTGGGCGCCGCCCGTGTTCGAGCCTCGGCTCGCGGCCGTCGTGCTGCTGCAGTCGCGGGTCCCGCTGCTGCGCGCCTCCGACCTGACCCGCCTCGAGGGCTTCCTCCGCGACTCCCGGATCGAC
The genomic region above belongs to Rathayibacter sp. VKM Ac-2759 and contains:
- a CDS encoding DNA alkylation repair protein, which gives rise to MSGAGDFIRAALEYEGDVWRAQDVRERLGLEATGASVGAVRGTVRDALIKFPGLDHDEITALSSELWAPPVFEPRLAAVVLLQSRVPLLRASDLTRLEGFLRDSRIDALTDPLAHEVVRPLRARLDGQARSRAETVLDRWATEGGRLARAAEIVRR